The DNA window CCTTGGTCCAAAAAATGGTACTTCAGACCGTTTATGTCCAGATAACGGGATTGAAACGGATACAGGTGCCGGAAAGCGGAAATGTCAATTTGCTTTTTTTTTCTCATAAATTAAGACGGCCTATCGCCTTTATCTAATTTTACCACTCAATTCCCAGCATCAGGCAGTTTAAGCCGCTGCCGATACCGAAAAACCCGACCAGGTCATTTTTGACCAGGAATTCGCGTTCGGCGGCAATGGCGGCGGTAATCGGGAGGGATACCGTGCCGATGTTGCCGAGGTACTGAAACGTGGTGAAGTCTTTTTCCTTGGGGATTCCGATGGACGTCAGGATGTTTTTCTGGTGGGTTGCGCCCACCTGATGGCAGATCACCTTGTCGGGTTTGTCATCCGGCCAGGAGAGTTCTTTTTTAAACGCCCTGTAGGTTTCAATGCCAAGGACCACGCCGTGCTGGAGAACGCCGATGGAATCGGTCTGCATGACATGAAGCCCGCTGGCAGGTATGCCGGTATCCGGTCCCCAGCGGCACAATTGATGATGCGTGGTTGCATTCCTAATGACCCCGCCCAGGAGGCGGTGGCCCTTGCTGGATACCGCTGCCGATGTCATCAGGACGGCTACGGCGCCCGAACCGCCGGTCAGAGTTGCAACAGTTTGTTTGAAATGCTCCATGTTTTTGGTTTCAAGAAGGCGCTCAATGGTGAAGTCGACAATCTGGCGGGCGGATTCGCACGATACCAGCAGACCGGCCCGAATCTGCCCCAGCTCGATGGCATTTGCGACCAATACCATTCCGTTTAGGATTCCCAGACAAGCATTGGAGACATCAAAGATATGGGCGTCGGGTCCCAGACCCAGACCATGGGAGACGGCGCAGGCCGTGGCCGGTTCCAGGTTGTCCCGGCAGACCCCCCCATAGATCAACATGCCGATATCGCCGGGCAAAACTCCGGAAGCTTCGATGGCCTTTCTGCCAGCCTTGACAGCGCCGTCACTCATGCGTTGACCCGGGTCCCAGAACCGGCGTTCCCGGATTCCGGTAAGCGCTTCCAGTTGCCCTTTTTGAAAATGGAGGGCAGTGTACAGCGGTTCGAGATGTTCTTCAATGTCGTCGGATGTAATGACGTTCGGCGCCAGCTCATAACCAAAGGCGTCAATGTAAACATTAGAGTAAAGCATAGGTCAATTGGTTCTCAGTTTTAGTATTAATTGATCAGATATATCTATGTTCTCACCGCAGAGTCGCAGAGGTTGATTTCTTTTAACTCTGCGTTCTTTGTGCCTCAAGCGAAGCGGGCGGTGAACATACTGTTTTTATATTAGAATTTCATGATAAAGACACTAATCTGATACCGAAGTTCTCCATCTGATATATATACAGACCGTCGACTTTCAGAAAACCGTTGGCAAACATACTCGGAGACGGGCCGTCAATTATTTTAGTGACCAGGGCTTCCACCTCGATCGTTTTGTTTTGCGGAATCACCTGGCCGCGATAGGTCCAATGGTGCGGCGCAGCGGTGACCAGCTCAAACCGGTGACTGTCACGAAGCCCCTTCCAGCGATCCAGCGCCATGAATTTGAGCAGTTGAATGAAAGATTCTATCCCTAAAGAACCCGGACAGACAGGGTCCTGGTAAAAGTGAGCCTTGAAAAACCATTCATCCGGGTTGACCTGTTTGCTGCCGCAGATAAAGCCCAACTTGGCGGGACCGCCGGCCGGCGCATAGATTTTGATTTTGTCGATCATGCGAAGCGCATCAGCCGGCATTGCCAGGGATGGCGCCGGATCTGTTTGCGGATCATCCGGCGTCAAGGGTGCCTGGTTTTCAAAGCTGTGGGTCCGGGTGCTTTGCAGTTCATCGGTTGCAGGATAATAGACCAGGGTATCGGCGCTGCGGATGCCGACCTGTTGAGCCAGGGCTTCTTTTGAGAAAAATCCGAAGTACGCTTGGCCGTCATAGACCATGTCGGCGCCCTGCAGAACTTCAAAATCGAAATGTTCGATGATCATCTCTCCGGCTTCGGAAACTTTCGTGTTGCGGGTTCGTACGGTCAGGGTTTTATTTTCCGGAAAAACCACGCGGTGAAGCACGGCTTGGCCGCCTAAGTTTCTGAACTTCAAATCTTTTTCACTGCGCAGGGCCGAGCCCATATATGCTGCCAGCCATCCGCAAGGCTGCAGCGCGATTTCAAGCAGCACACAAAACGGCATGGCCCCGGAGCGGTCGGCCCTAAAGTACCAGGCCTCCGGCGGCACATCATACTCGGCTTCGATCCAACCGTCGGGTTTCAAAACCCAGGCTTGGGGCTGGATGGAGACGACCCGGTCCAAAAAAGAATAAGGTGGGCCCGGAAGCCTGGCGATCACCCGGTTTTGATCAAACACCCGATACGGCTCACCGAAGGCTTCGGACGGCTTTCCGACGGCAAACGCCAGGATTTTGTCTCTATCGTAAATGGCCTTTTTAGCAGCCGATATATCAAGGCCTTGAGCTTTGAGCTTTGAGCTTTGAGATTTATGCCGTTGTTCCCATACAGCTTCGATCTCGGCCCGGGTAATTCCGGTCATTTTCATGGACATGTCCTTAAACGATACGATCCTGTGCCCGTCGGCATACATCAAGGCATCGGCAATGACATACGGTTCAGGGGCGTAGCCCAGCTCCTTGATCTGGATTTCATACCATACCTGCCGGGTTTGCGGAGTTACCGGGCCTCTGCATTTGAGCACGCTCTCAACCCCGACCACCGGCTCGTAGCAGACACCGGGTTTTTCCGAAACCCAGCCCAGGCGCTGGATAAAGACCCGCAGGGTATGGGCACAGCATTCGTACATCAGGGTTCCCGGCATGACCATGTCGTCCATGAAGTGACAGGTCAGAAACCAGTCGTCAGGATGGATATCCGCCTCGGCCCGGATCAATCCCAGTCCAAAGCGGCCCCCGGCCGGATCGAGCAGCAGGATCCGGTCGATGAGCTGCATGCGTCCACCCGGCAGCCGCAGCGATTCGGCCAGATTGATGCCGTCAAAAAGCGGCCCGAAACACCCGGCCAGGTTTCCTTTTCTAAGAGCGGCAACAGCCTCGTCATTGTAACTCTCCGTATACAGCGGAACAAGATCCTTCCAGTCCGGGGCTTTATTGCCGGACATCGGACGGGTATCGTCCTCGGTTAAGATAATTCCGCCGGAATGGCGCACTTCTTCATCCGTGAAAAAACCGGCACAACCATTGAACATGCTGATGAGACGCTCATCACCGATAAAACCTTCGAACCGGAAGAAGAAAAGATAGGTATCACCCTGACGGACAAAATGGTCGATGTCGATTTCGTAGCGAATCACATCCCCGGGGTGCGGCAGGCCTCTGTAAAATCGAACGACCGCATCCAGCAGCCGGTATTTGCGCCGTCCCTTAACCCGAAGGTCGATTCCCAAGTACGAGCACAAAAACAGATCGGCCTGACCGGCTTCAACCGAAATACATACCGGCGCGCGGCCGCCGTCAAGGTACCAGGCGCCGGGCAGGACATCATGCTCCGTCACCACGCGACCGGATCCGAGTGAACCTTTTTGGCCTTGGACCGCAAGGATGCGGTCCACCAGCATGAGGGGTTCATCCGGCAGGCGAACCCGGACGTCATACGTATCGATGACCGCAAACTCGGGACCTAAAACCTTGGCAGCGGAGCCGACGGCAAACTCCAGACACATGTCGCGGTCAAAGACAGCTTCGCGACCGGAATCCTTCAAGGAGGGCAGGGGAGTTGCCGGCGCATCGTCCTGAGCAAGTTCGGAAAGTAAAACCGCATCCTGGTTGGAGATGACGGTCTCCAATAGTTGTGTCTGGAAATCGAATGTCTTTGCATATCCTTTGGAAAGATCGTCTGAAAACTGTAAAAAGGCCTGATGGGCTTTCGAAGTGGTTACAGTGATATCCGCCAGCGGTTGGATCAGTTCTGCATAAGGGATGTTGGCTGCTGGATACTGGATACTGGATACTGGATGCCCCGCTTTCAGCGGGATTTCCGCTTTGCTCCAACTGGCTTTAGATGCTGGTTGTTCGGTGTCCATTAATTGAGGATACGCGGCGGATGCCGGTACTTCCTGTTTTGTGATTTCCGTATGCCGATTTCTGACTTCTGACCTCTGTGTTTTAACTTCCGGTTGGGGCAGGGTCGGGGAGGGTGCTTTGCCGCCGGCAATCAGCGTGATGCGGTGACCGGTTTTCTTCTCGCTAATTTCCACGGTCTGGTGTGCCGGGGAACGGCTTGGATACAAGGGGTCAAGATCAACCGGCACGCGTTCGGCAATCAGGGTGCCCAGAAATTTTAGCATGGTAAAAAAGTCGTCTTCACCGCGAACGTCCGCAGAAATTGCCAGGTGAGGTTTCTTACCAAGAATATTTTTGATCATTCCGGTGCAGGAGGCATGCGGCCCCATTTCAAGGAAGATGCGCAGGCCGTCCTGATAGGCCTGGGCAATCAGGGCCGTAAAATCAAAACCATCGGCAGCCTGCCTGAGAATGGCTTCGGCGGCACTGTCGCTGTTCAGTTCATAGGAGCGGCCCAGGGCACAACTGTAAAAGCGGATACCCTCGGGAGGAGTGACCGGAAACAGGTGCAGTTGTTTGTAGGCTTGGGCCACAGGGGTTACAGCGTTGCAGTGCACCGTAACCACGCCTTCTAAGAAGACGGCCTCACATCCAAGTTCCCTGACGGCGGCCTCGATGTGTCCCTTGCGCCCGCCGATAACACATTGGTCGGGAGTGTTTACAATTAACAGCCTGGCAAAGGGCCATTTTTCGATGATGCTGCGTACCACGGCGGCCGGACGGTTAACAACGGCGGCACACCAGTTGAAATCTTGATCCGGCGGCAAATTCCAGGCTTTGCGGGCGGCCAGGCAGGGTCCGGCAAGCTGCCTGGAAAAAAGATCAATGGCGCTCATCCGTTTCAGCATCTCGCCGCGGTCCGGCCAGGCCCCCAGGGCGAACAAGCCCGCGGATTCCCCCAGGCTGTATCCGATCACGGCCGCAGGGGTTATGCCGAAGCTGCCGACAAGGTTGGCGACAACGCACCCATGAACGACCTGGCCGAAAATCATATTCAAGGGGTCGGAAATCAGTTTTTGGTGGGCCCTATGCTCCCATCCCGGGTGCCAGGAGCTTGACCACGGAACATAACATTCGGGGATCATTTGAGTTTTTAACTGCGCGGTTTCCGCATCCATTTTACGCAGAATTTCCGGCCAGCGCACACCGATACCTCGGCCCATACCCACATAGTGGTTGCCGGAACCGGGAAAGACAAAGGCAATTTGACCTTTGGGCCCCAGCGGTTGAGTTGAATAACTGAATCCGCCCGGCCCGTTTATGGCCTTGGCTACAGCGGAAGAAACAGCGGACCTGGCATCGCTGATCGCAGCGGCAATTTGCGAAAAACTTCCGGCAACCAACGAAACAGCGTACATTTTATCGGGATTTAATCTGTTTTTCAGATGCCAGGAAAGGGCGGCGGCCTCGATAGCTTCATCCTGGCTGAAACCGTCCAAATGACGGTTCAGGGCCTCAAGGCCCGCGATCAGGTCGGATCGATCATTTCCTTCGACAACGAAAAGCCCCGGGGAGCCCGTTTCTAAAGGTCTTTGTCTTTCAAGGTGAACGATTTCCGGTACATGACCAACCGCTTCATATTCAAAACCCTCGAGGATCACATGCATGCAGTTGCCGTCGGCGGTCATGGCACCGGCACAGGCCCTGCGAGGGCCGTCCTTTCTGTCCCTCAGCCAGTATTGCCCGAAGGCGGGCATGTGGAATGACGGCATCTGAACGCTGTCGTTTTGCGGCTGGATGAAGTTTGCCAGCGGTGGAATGATTTCCTGATACAGGCACAGCCCTGTTGCCGCCAGCGATGCCAGCCCGGCGGCAGCACCGGTGTGCCCGATATTCGGTTTAACAGATCCGATGGCGCAGGCTGTGTTCAGGCCGCTGCGGCTGCCGAAAAAAGCGCCCAGAGCCTCTAATTCCACCCGGTCTTCCCCAGGGTGGCCGCTGCCGTGGGTTTGAATAAGACTGATGGACGACGCTGAAACACCGGCATCCTGAAAGCAGCGTTTTAAAGAGAGCATATAAGCGTCTTTTGAAGGCGCATCAGCCCGGGTTCCGCCGCCGGAGGCACTGCCGATGCCCTTGATGACGGCATAAATTCGGTCGCCGTTTTTTATGGCCTGCTCCAGCGGCTTCAGAACAAGTGCCGCCGCGCCTTCACCCGGCAGGGTTCCATCGGCCGAGATGTCAAAAGGGCGGATGAAGTGATTTTTAGTAAAGGGCCTGACTTGATTTGCGGTAATGATCCGGCGGACATCACCACAAAGATCGACAGCGCCCACCAGAAATGCATCGGTTTCATGTTGCTGGATCGACCGCAGGCCGATTTCAAGGGCCCTCAAGCCGGAAGTTTCTTCGCCGGAAACAACAAAACATGGGCCGCCGAAGCGAAATTCTCTGGCAATCCTGCTGGCGATGATTCCGCCCAGGGCTCCCAGGGTGCGGGTGGCGGTCAGAGGCGGGCCGCTGGCGTCTCGCAGTGATTCCAGCCAGCGAGCGGTTTCTTCTTTGCTGTCAAGTCCGGGGAGGTTTTGTGTTTTCCATTTGAAAACCCGGTTGAAAAGGTTCCAGCGCAGGTGAAAATCGGTGGCTTCAAAATCAAAATCGATACCGATGACGGCGCCCATGCGCGGCCGCTCTGCTCTCAAGGGGAGCCGGGCATCCTGCATGGCGCTGACGGCAACTTTCAGCATCAACAGGTGCTGAATGAGGATATCCGGGATTTCATTCGGAGGAATATGAAGATCCCCGACGGAAAGGGTGAAATTATCCAAAAAGCCGCCCCAGGCCGCGCGTCCTTCCAGGTGCCTGCCGGCAACCGTATCAGCCCCCTTCCAGCGGGTAGCGGGCCTCTTTGCAATAACCGATTCGCCCTTAAAGACGGCTTCCTGAAACGCTTTCAGTGATTTCAGGCGGCCGAAAGACGCCGCCAGGCCCACAATCGCAACCGCAGTATCAGGGCCTGAAGGCGGGGCGATTGACGATTGACGATTGTCGGAGCGAAGGGTAGGTCCCGGATTGCCCGGAGTGCTCGATGATTGCTGCGTTGAAATTTGCGCCCGTGAATGTTCGATTTTAAGTCCGCACGTGTCAATGTCGGGGTTCCATTCCTCGAAAAGCAGGTGGCTGTTGATGCCGCCGAATCCGAACGCACTGACAGCCGCACGCCGGGGGGTTTGCGCGTCTCTGCGAGCCCAGCTTTCGGCGTGGATCTGAACCCGGAAAGGACTGTTGATGAGCGGGCTGTCCTTGGGAGCTTTATGAAAGTTCAGAGAAGGCGGAAACGTCTGGTGTTGTATCGCCAGCAAGGTTTTGATCATACCGGCGGCACCGGCAGCGGTTAACAGGTGGCCGATATTAGATTTAATCGATCCGATGGGACATTGTCCCGTTGACCAGCCGGTTTTACCCC is part of the Candidatus Desulfatibia profunda genome and encodes:
- a CDS encoding 3-oxoacyl-ACP synthase III; the encoded protein is MLYSNVYIDAFGYELAPNVITSDDIEEHLEPLYTALHFQKGQLEALTGIRERRFWDPGQRMSDGAVKAGRKAIEASGVLPGDIGMLIYGGVCRDNLEPATACAVSHGLGLGPDAHIFDVSNACLGILNGMVLVANAIELGQIRAGLLVSCESARQIVDFTIERLLETKNMEHFKQTVATLTGGSGAVAVLMTSAAVSSKGHRLLGGVIRNATTHHQLCRWGPDTGIPASGLHVMQTDSIGVLQHGVVLGIETYRAFKKELSWPDDKPDKVICHQVGATHQKNILTSIGIPKEKDFTTFQYLGNIGTVSLPITAAIAAEREFLVKNDLVGFFGIGSGLNCLMLGIEW
- a CDS encoding type I polyketide synthase; its protein translation is MKQKPPIAVVGMAGIFPGAPDLDTFWHNIVNKIDASGEVPPDRWIVAPDAIYDPDPRPDKTFSKRACLIHDFEFNPEGIDLDKELLNALDPLHQLVLHAGRQALAGCATDTLNKKNIGTILAAIALPTDASSKITRKILGTSFEERLFGQPRSDLHVPLSRQECLAARVTSLPAALLSESLGLGGGSYTLDAACASSLYAVKLACDELSSFRADAMLAGGVSRPENLYTQIGFSQLRALSPSGRCAPFNERADGLVVGEGVGILVLKRLNDARRDQDRIFALIQGAGLSNDMRGKLLAPDSEGQVRAMRSAYAAAGWSPQDVDLIECHATGTPVGDAIELQSLRSLWGKTGWSTGQCPIGSIKSNIGHLLTAAGAAGMIKTLLAIQHQTFPPSLNFHKAPKDSPLINSPFRVQIHAESWARRDAQTPRRAAVSAFGFGGINSHLLFEEWNPDIDTCGLKIEHSRAQISTQQSSSTPGNPGPTLRSDNRQSSIAPPSGPDTAVAIVGLAASFGRLKSLKAFQEAVFKGESVIAKRPATRWKGADTVAGRHLEGRAAWGGFLDNFTLSVGDLHIPPNEIPDILIQHLLMLKVAVSAMQDARLPLRAERPRMGAVIGIDFDFEATDFHLRWNLFNRVFKWKTQNLPGLDSKEETARWLESLRDASGPPLTATRTLGALGGIIASRIAREFRFGGPCFVVSGEETSGLRALEIGLRSIQQHETDAFLVGAVDLCGDVRRIITANQVRPFTKNHFIRPFDISADGTLPGEGAAALVLKPLEQAIKNGDRIYAVIKGIGSASGGGTRADAPSKDAYMLSLKRCFQDAGVSASSISLIQTHGSGHPGEDRVELEALGAFFGSRSGLNTACAIGSVKPNIGHTGAAAGLASLAATGLCLYQEIIPPLANFIQPQNDSVQMPSFHMPAFGQYWLRDRKDGPRRACAGAMTADGNCMHVILEGFEYEAVGHVPEIVHLERQRPLETGSPGLFVVEGNDRSDLIAGLEALNRHLDGFSQDEAIEAAALSWHLKNRLNPDKMYAVSLVAGSFSQIAAAISDARSAVSSAVAKAINGPGGFSYSTQPLGPKGQIAFVFPGSGNHYVGMGRGIGVRWPEILRKMDAETAQLKTQMIPECYVPWSSSWHPGWEHRAHQKLISDPLNMIFGQVVHGCVVANLVGSFGITPAAVIGYSLGESAGLFALGAWPDRGEMLKRMSAIDLFSRQLAGPCLAARKAWNLPPDQDFNWCAAVVNRPAAVVRSIIEKWPFARLLIVNTPDQCVIGGRKGHIEAAVRELGCEAVFLEGVVTVHCNAVTPVAQAYKQLHLFPVTPPEGIRFYSCALGRSYELNSDSAAEAILRQAADGFDFTALIAQAYQDGLRIFLEMGPHASCTGMIKNILGKKPHLAISADVRGEDDFFTMLKFLGTLIAERVPVDLDPLYPSRSPAHQTVEISEKKTGHRITLIAGGKAPSPTLPQPEVKTQRSEVRNRHTEITKQEVPASAAYPQLMDTEQPASKASWSKAEIPLKAGHPVSSIQYPAANIPYAELIQPLADITVTTSKAHQAFLQFSDDLSKGYAKTFDFQTQLLETVISNQDAVLLSELAQDDAPATPLPSLKDSGREAVFDRDMCLEFAVGSAAKVLGPEFAVIDTYDVRVRLPDEPLMLVDRILAVQGQKGSLGSGRVVTEHDVLPGAWYLDGGRAPVCISVEAGQADLFLCSYLGIDLRVKGRRKYRLLDAVVRFYRGLPHPGDVIRYEIDIDHFVRQGDTYLFFFRFEGFIGDERLISMFNGCAGFFTDEEVRHSGGIILTEDDTRPMSGNKAPDWKDLVPLYTESYNDEAVAALRKGNLAGCFGPLFDGINLAESLRLPGGRMQLIDRILLLDPAGGRFGLGLIRAEADIHPDDWFLTCHFMDDMVMPGTLMYECCAHTLRVFIQRLGWVSEKPGVCYEPVVGVESVLKCRGPVTPQTRQVWYEIQIKELGYAPEPYVIADALMYADGHRIVSFKDMSMKMTGITRAEIEAVWEQRHKSQSSKLKAQGLDISAAKKAIYDRDKILAFAVGKPSEAFGEPYRVFDQNRVIARLPGPPYSFLDRVVSIQPQAWVLKPDGWIEAEYDVPPEAWYFRADRSGAMPFCVLLEIALQPCGWLAAYMGSALRSEKDLKFRNLGGQAVLHRVVFPENKTLTVRTRNTKVSEAGEMIIEHFDFEVLQGADMVYDGQAYFGFFSKEALAQQVGIRSADTLVYYPATDELQSTRTHSFENQAPLTPDDPQTDPAPSLAMPADALRMIDKIKIYAPAGGPAKLGFICGSKQVNPDEWFFKAHFYQDPVCPGSLGIESFIQLLKFMALDRWKGLRDSHRFELVTAAPHHWTYRGQVIPQNKTIEVEALVTKIIDGPSPSMFANGFLKVDGLYIYQMENFGIRLVSLS